A single genomic interval of Streptococcus suis harbors:
- a CDS encoding ABC transporter ATP-binding protein: MSKQLVEISNLTIINKKRNGQSILVKGIDLSIPKGKIVGIVGESGSGKSLSMKSLMGILPKGLEASYDRFELDGKQVHNPKVLPLSMIFQDPMTSLNPLRTVGYHLQEVLRRFQPKLTKEERDRTIHEMLEKVGIEHPELRLKQFPFEFSGGMRQRIMIAMALLTKPDMLIADEPTTALDVTIQAQILALLKELQEQLGLTVVIVSHDFSVIAGICDLVYVMRNGLVVEHGTVDSIFSQPLHAYTQSLLRAARLEASLGAVLADSEDSQLIQVSPGHWVRKEEKNG, encoded by the coding sequence ATGTCAAAACAGCTAGTCGAAATAAGTAACCTCACCATTATCAATAAAAAGAGAAATGGACAATCGATACTGGTGAAGGGGATTGACCTGTCTATTCCTAAAGGAAAAATTGTTGGAATTGTTGGAGAATCTGGTTCGGGTAAGAGTTTGTCGATGAAGTCTCTGATGGGGATTTTACCAAAAGGTTTGGAAGCAAGCTATGATCGATTTGAATTGGATGGAAAGCAAGTACATAATCCAAAGGTTTTGCCTTTGTCTATGATTTTTCAAGATCCAATGACCTCCCTTAATCCCTTGCGGACAGTAGGTTATCATTTACAGGAAGTTCTAAGACGTTTTCAACCCAAATTGACTAAGGAAGAACGGGACAGAACTATCCATGAAATGTTGGAAAAGGTGGGAATTGAACATCCAGAACTGCGTCTCAAACAGTTTCCTTTTGAATTTTCAGGTGGTATGCGTCAAAGGATCATGATTGCCATGGCCTTATTGACCAAGCCAGATATGCTCATTGCAGACGAGCCAACAACAGCATTAGATGTAACCATTCAGGCTCAAATCTTGGCTTTGCTCAAAGAATTACAGGAACAGTTGGGGTTGACAGTTGTGATAGTGAGTCATGATTTCAGTGTTATTGCTGGAATCTGCGACTTGGTTTATGTCATGAGGAATGGATTGGTTGTGGAACACGGAACGGTTGATTCTATCTTTTCACAACCCTTACACGCATATACCCAGTCACTATTAAGAGCAGCTCGTTTGGAAGCCAGTCTTGGAGCGGTTTTAGCCGACTCCGAAGATAGTCAGTTGATTCAAGTTAGTCCAGGACATTGGGTTAGAAAGGAGGAGAAGAATGGATAA
- a CDS encoding ATP-binding cassette domain-containing protein, whose translation MDKEVLVQVSDVSKTYSKKNWFGQEQRVDALNGVNVSIYKGETLGLVGESGSGKSTLSKIVLGLEKASQGRVDFPGLTSEELNNQALQVIYQDPYSSLNPYLSALELVKEPLYSLPKKEAEERALAMLERVGILGDDVHKRPKSFSGGQRQRIGIARAVVSHPQFIVCDEPTSALDVSIQATILDLLNQLQEDLGLTYLFISHDLNLVHQFADRIAVMYKGSLVEIGPAQDIFQNPQHPYTRYLLQSNLSLEPQEARAQLQELSQTGLIKDFVTDGVWTQVDKEHFVLKVTDK comes from the coding sequence ATGGATAAGGAAGTTCTAGTACAGGTTTCGGATGTGAGCAAAACTTACTCTAAGAAGAATTGGTTTGGGCAAGAGCAACGTGTCGATGCTTTGAACGGTGTAAATGTGTCTATTTATAAAGGTGAGACACTTGGTCTGGTTGGTGAATCAGGCAGTGGCAAATCGACACTTTCTAAAATTGTCTTAGGATTGGAAAAGGCTAGTCAAGGCCGGGTTGATTTTCCAGGTTTGACATCAGAAGAATTAAATAATCAAGCCCTGCAAGTGATTTATCAAGACCCCTATTCTTCTCTCAATCCCTACCTGTCGGCCTTAGAACTGGTCAAAGAACCTCTCTACTCACTTCCTAAGAAGGAGGCGGAAGAGAGGGCCTTGGCTATGCTGGAAAGGGTGGGAATTCTGGGGGATGATGTACATAAACGTCCTAAATCATTTAGTGGTGGTCAACGCCAGCGAATTGGCATCGCACGTGCAGTCGTTTCTCATCCCCAATTTATTGTCTGTGATGAACCTACTTCGGCTCTTGATGTGTCGATACAGGCGACCATACTGGATTTGTTGAACCAGTTGCAAGAGGATTTAGGACTGACCTATCTCTTCATTTCTCATGATTTAAACTTGGTGCACCAATTCGCAGATCGTATTGCGGTCATGTACAAGGGAAGCTTGGTTGAAATTGGTCCAGCACAGGATATTTTTCAAAATCCCCAACATCCCTATACCCGCTACCTCTTGCAATCCAATCTGAGCCTTGAACCACAGGAGGCACGTGCTCAGTTGCAAGAGCTATCTCAAACTGGGCTTATAAAGGATTTTGTAACAGATGGTGTATGGACTCAGGTGGATAAGGAGCATTTTGTACTAAAGGTAACTGATAAATAA
- a CDS encoding gamma-glutamyl-gamma-aminobutyrate hydrolase family protein yields MGKVIIGISGNEQEFPTKSGRVYVTVARELADSVRQAGGVPMVIPMGTPDLAKDYINMIDKLILSGGQHVDPSLYGQERLIDSNDYLLERDEFELALIEEALRQGKPIFAVCRGMQLLNVALGGSLEQEVAHHWQEGIAGTSHRLQVKPKSRIGQLFAQGSPINSFHQQRIKELAPGLVATGLDPRDGTIEAYESRGNQALFGIQWHPEFLYNDCKQHRDLFQYLVDVF; encoded by the coding sequence ATGGGAAAGGTGATTATTGGAATTTCAGGAAATGAGCAAGAATTTCCAACTAAATCTGGTCGCGTATATGTAACGGTAGCGCGTGAATTGGCAGACAGCGTTCGTCAGGCAGGTGGTGTGCCAATGGTTATTCCTATGGGAACTCCTGACTTAGCCAAAGACTATATCAACATGATTGATAAGTTGATTTTATCAGGCGGTCAGCATGTAGACCCCAGTCTATACGGGCAAGAGCGCTTGATTGATAGTAATGATTACCTCTTGGAACGGGATGAATTTGAACTGGCTTTGATTGAGGAAGCCCTTCGTCAAGGGAAGCCCATTTTTGCAGTCTGCCGTGGCATGCAGTTGCTGAATGTTGCTCTAGGCGGAAGCTTGGAACAAGAGGTGGCTCATCATTGGCAAGAAGGTATTGCGGGAACATCCCATCGTTTACAAGTGAAACCTAAAAGCCGAATCGGTCAACTGTTTGCCCAAGGGAGCCCTATTAATTCCTTCCATCAGCAACGAATCAAAGAATTGGCTCCAGGACTGGTGGCGACAGGTTTGGATCCTAGAGATGGTACGATAGAAGCTTATGAAAGTAGGGGGAACCAAGCTTTGTTTGGTATCCAATGGCATCCAGAATTTCTATACAATGATTGCAAGCAACATAGAGACTTGTTTCAGTATTTGGTGGATGTGTTTTAG
- a CDS encoding MetQ/NlpA family ABC transporter substrate-binding protein translates to MKLKKLFSLAAAALSVGVLAACGSSSSSSSSDSSATTVRVGVMSLSDSEQARWDKVQEILGDEVKLEFTQFTDYSQPNKAVAENEVDINAFQHYNFLNNWNEENGEDLVAIADTYIAPIRLYSGTADGKNKYTKVEEIPDGAEIAVPNDPTNESRALYLLQAAGLIKVGVSGTELATIADITENKKNLKITELDASQTASSLSSVDAAVVNNTFVLEAGLDYKNALYKEQKDENSKQWYNLIAARSDWEKSEQAAAIKKIIEAYHTDEVKKVIEETSDGMDEPVW, encoded by the coding sequence ATGAAATTAAAAAAATTGTTTAGTTTAGCAGCGGCTGCCTTGTCAGTAGGTGTCCTTGCTGCATGTGGTAGCTCGTCTTCTAGCTCTTCATCTGATTCTTCAGCAACAACTGTTCGTGTGGGTGTGATGAGCTTGAGCGATTCTGAGCAAGCCCGTTGGGATAAAGTTCAAGAAATACTTGGGGACGAAGTGAAGTTGGAATTCACTCAATTTACAGACTATTCACAACCAAACAAGGCCGTAGCTGAAAACGAAGTAGATATCAATGCTTTCCAACACTACAACTTCTTGAATAACTGGAATGAAGAAAATGGTGAAGACTTGGTTGCTATTGCAGATACTTATATCGCACCAATCCGTCTTTACTCAGGTACAGCTGATGGCAAAAACAAGTACACGAAAGTGGAAGAAATTCCAGATGGTGCAGAAATTGCGGTTCCAAACGACCCAACAAACGAAAGCCGTGCCCTTTACCTTCTTCAAGCAGCTGGTTTGATCAAGGTTGGTGTATCTGGTACAGAATTGGCAACTATTGCTGATATTACTGAAAACAAGAAAAACTTGAAGATCACTGAGTTGGATGCAAGCCAAACAGCAAGCTCACTTAGCTCAGTTGATGCAGCAGTTGTAAACAACACATTTGTGTTGGAAGCTGGTTTGGATTACAAGAACGCTCTTTATAAAGAACAAAAAGATGAAAATTCAAAACAGTGGTACAACTTGATTGCAGCTCGTAGCGATTGGGAAAAATCAGAGCAAGCAGCAGCGATTAAGAAAATTATCGAAGCCTACCACACGGATGAAGTGAAAAAAGTTATTGAAGAGACTTCAGACGGTATGGATGAGCCAGTTTGGTAA
- a CDS encoding M20/M25/M40 family metallo-hydrolase, translating into MADSKVQLFENDAIIQNYFEKLKVLISKKSIFAQQIGLLDVANYLKDMFEEAGAEVVLDDSYAAPFVMATFKASVPDAKTLIFYNHYDTVPADADQVWEKGNPFELTISDGYIYGRGVDDDKGHITARLSALKKYQARQDGQLPVNIIFIMEGAEESASVDLDKYLSKYKEHLIGADLLVWEQGHRNSLHQLEIAGGNKGIVTFDLQVKSADLDIHSSYGGVIDSASWYLLSALQSMRAADGRILVDGIYEQVQEPNERELALVEEFALATSQSVTDIYGLTLPTLVEDRREFLKRLYFEPSITIEGLSTGYLGQGVKTIIPAQASAKMEVRLVPGLEPHDVLDKIRQHLDKHGFDKVEVVFTLGEMSYRSDMSHPAIVNVIELAKKLTPEGVAVLPTSPGTGPMHTVFHALGVPIAGFGLGNANSRDHAGDENVSIADYYSHVELVEELIASYE; encoded by the coding sequence ATGGCAGATAGTAAAGTTCAATTATTCGAAAATGATGCGATTATTCAAAACTATTTTGAAAAGTTGAAGGTCTTGATTTCAAAGAAATCCATTTTTGCTCAGCAGATTGGTTTGTTGGATGTGGCGAATTACTTGAAAGATATGTTTGAAGAAGCTGGTGCAGAGGTTGTTTTAGACGACAGCTATGCAGCACCCTTTGTCATGGCTACGTTTAAGGCTTCGGTGCCAGATGCGAAAACCTTGATTTTTTACAATCACTATGACACGGTTCCTGCTGATGCCGATCAGGTCTGGGAGAAGGGCAATCCTTTTGAATTGACCATTTCCGATGGCTATATCTATGGTCGTGGGGTGGACGATGACAAGGGCCATATCACAGCCCGTTTATCTGCCCTGAAAAAATATCAGGCTAGACAGGATGGTCAGCTCCCTGTTAATATCATCTTTATTATGGAGGGGGCAGAAGAGTCAGCCTCTGTCGACTTGGACAAATACCTTTCAAAATACAAAGAACACTTGATTGGTGCTGATTTGCTTGTCTGGGAGCAGGGGCATCGCAATAGCCTACATCAGCTAGAAATTGCTGGGGGAAATAAAGGAATTGTGACCTTCGATCTTCAGGTCAAATCAGCTGACTTGGATATTCATTCTTCCTATGGTGGTGTCATTGATTCGGCAAGCTGGTATTTATTATCAGCACTTCAATCCATGCGGGCTGCAGATGGACGAATTTTGGTTGATGGTATTTACGAACAAGTGCAAGAACCAAATGAACGTGAATTGGCCTTAGTGGAAGAATTCGCACTTGCGACCAGTCAGTCTGTGACGGATATTTATGGATTAACCCTTCCAACCTTGGTAGAAGATCGTCGTGAGTTTCTCAAGCGTTTGTATTTTGAACCATCGATTACCATTGAAGGCTTGTCAACTGGCTATCTTGGTCAAGGTGTCAAGACCATCATACCAGCTCAGGCTTCTGCTAAGATGGAAGTCCGTCTGGTGCCTGGGTTGGAGCCGCATGATGTATTAGATAAGATTCGACAGCATTTGGACAAACATGGTTTTGACAAAGTTGAGGTGGTCTTCACTCTAGGAGAGATGAGCTACCGAAGTGACATGTCCCACCCTGCCATTGTCAATGTGATTGAATTGGCCAAAAAATTGACACCAGAAGGAGTTGCTGTCTTGCCAACGTCCCCGGGGACAGGCCCTATGCACACAGTCTTTCATGCTCTAGGTGTACCGATTGCGGGCTTTGGTCTAGGAAATGCCAACAGTCGCGACCATGCCGGTGATGAAAATGTCAGCATCGCTGACTACTATAGCCATGTTGAATTAGTAGAGGAGTTAATTGCAAGTTATGAGTAA
- a CDS encoding methionine ABC transporter ATP-binding protein, which translates to MSKEMIKLDNIDVTFQQKKRTIEAVKDVTIHINQGDIYGIVGYSGAGKSTLVRVINLLQVPSAGKITIDEDVIYEGEKVTLTPAQLRSKRREIGMIFQHFNLMAQMTAEENVAFALKHSGLSKEEKKEKVAKLLDLVGLSDRAENYPAQLSGGQKQRVAIARALANDPKILISDESTSALDPKTTKQILALLQELNEKLGLTIVMITHEMQIVKDICNRVAVMQDGRLIEEGSVLEIFSHPKEELTQDFIKTATGIDEALVKIYQQDIVKNLPENSILVQLKYAGSNTDTAIVNDLYKFYQVSANILYGNIEILDHTPVGEMVVILSGEPGQLHRAIEAVTEARVEVTILKGAN; encoded by the coding sequence ATGAGTAAGGAAATGATTAAGCTAGATAATATTGATGTAACTTTCCAGCAGAAAAAACGTACGATCGAAGCGGTAAAAGATGTCACCATTCACATCAATCAAGGGGATATTTACGGTATCGTAGGTTATTCTGGAGCAGGGAAATCTACCCTTGTTCGCGTCATCAATTTGTTGCAGGTTCCGTCTGCGGGTAAGATTACCATTGATGAGGATGTAATTTACGAGGGAGAAAAGGTCACACTTACCCCAGCTCAATTGCGGAGCAAACGCCGTGAAATCGGCATGATTTTCCAGCATTTCAATCTGATGGCTCAGATGACGGCAGAAGAAAACGTAGCCTTTGCCCTTAAGCATTCGGGTTTGAGCAAGGAAGAGAAGAAAGAAAAAGTTGCTAAGTTGTTGGACTTGGTTGGGCTTTCTGACCGTGCTGAAAACTATCCAGCTCAGTTGTCTGGTGGTCAAAAACAACGTGTCGCCATTGCCCGTGCCTTGGCAAATGACCCTAAAATCTTGATTTCTGATGAGTCTACTTCTGCCTTGGATCCGAAAACAACTAAGCAGATTTTGGCACTCTTGCAGGAATTGAATGAAAAATTGGGCTTGACCATTGTTATGATTACCCATGAGATGCAGATTGTAAAAGACATTTGTAACCGTGTGGCGGTTATGCAGGATGGTCGCTTGATCGAAGAAGGTTCAGTTTTAGAAATCTTCTCTCATCCAAAAGAAGAATTGACACAGGATTTCATCAAAACAGCAACAGGAATTGATGAGGCCTTGGTGAAAATTTACCAGCAGGATATTGTTAAGAATTTGCCTGAGAACAGTATCTTAGTTCAATTGAAATATGCCGGTTCAAATACGGATACGGCGATTGTGAATGACTTGTATAAATTCTATCAAGTATCTGCCAATATTCTTTATGGCAATATTGAAATATTGGACCATACACCAGTCGGTGAGATGGTAGTGATCTTATCAGGAGAACCTGGTCAGTTGCACCGTGCGATTGAGGCGGTGACGGAGGCGCGTGTGGAAGTGACGATTTTGAAAGGAGCAAATTAG
- a CDS encoding methionine ABC transporter permease yields the protein MLEWIQTNFPDIYKLGWDGQTGWLTHFNLTLYMTFVSFAFGGFMGLVSGLFLVLTGPRGVIANKTVYWILDKVASIFRAIPFIILLAAIAPLTKIIVGKTIGTEAALVPLALSVFPFFARQVEVVLSELDRGVIEAAQASGATFWDIVLVYLREGLPDLIRVTTFALVSLVGYTAMAGAIGAGGLGQVALSYGYLRYNNDVTFLATLLILVIIFVIQFIGDFLTRKISHR from the coding sequence ATGTTAGAATGGATTCAAACGAATTTTCCAGATATTTATAAATTGGGCTGGGATGGTCAGACAGGTTGGTTAACACATTTTAATTTGACCCTCTATATGACCTTTGTTTCCTTTGCTTTCGGTGGATTTATGGGCTTGGTGTCTGGTTTATTCTTGGTTTTGACAGGTCCACGTGGGGTTATTGCCAATAAGACGGTTTATTGGATTTTGGATAAGGTAGCTTCTATCTTCCGTGCCATTCCTTTCATTATTTTGTTGGCGGCCATTGCTCCTTTGACGAAAATTATTGTTGGGAAAACGATTGGTACAGAGGCGGCTCTGGTGCCGCTCGCCCTTTCAGTCTTTCCATTCTTTGCCCGTCAGGTTGAGGTGGTCTTGTCAGAATTGGACCGTGGTGTCATTGAGGCGGCTCAGGCATCAGGTGCGACTTTCTGGGATATTGTCCTTGTTTATCTGCGTGAGGGGCTACCAGACTTAATTCGTGTGACAACTTTTGCTTTGGTTTCATTGGTTGGCTACACTGCCATGGCAGGAGCTATCGGAGCAGGTGGTTTGGGACAGGTTGCGCTATCATACGGCTACCTACGGTATAATAATGATGTGACCTTTTTAGCAACTCTTTTGATTTTAGTTATCATCTTCGTAATCCAGTTTATTGGAGATTTCTTGACGAGAAAGATTAGTCATAGGTAA
- a CDS encoding IS110 family transposase: MRAVFGIDVSKASSEVAILVNGEKVHGYTMSNDALGFARLLGDLKTVHKPEIIFEATGVYSRRLQAFLDEHGYAYTRLNPLEAKKQLDSLRVRKTDQIDAEKLAQSQFVLNRKPTYVQEEVYQELRDLSRFYQNLTEDIVRAKNRLHKVLQVTFPEIETVLSKPTGEQYWNLVTAFPYKDFVLDLSKDELLESIRQSTSKRISDKRVAYLAEKLIALANQSYCAVKKTSPMLEEVRYYGKELLRLSEQRQTVLDQMVELAQPLPEYDILLSIPGIAETTATSIIGELGDIRRFQSANQINAFIGIDLRHYESGNFLAKEHITKRGNPYARKILFKCIHNIASASHTNPCHIADFYEKRKRQSQTTSTKPHTIASIHRLIRTMYYLITHNKLYDYRSTQNQ; this comes from the coding sequence ATGCGTGCAGTTTTTGGGATTGATGTGAGTAAGGCAAGTTCAGAAGTGGCCATTCTAGTCAATGGTGAGAAAGTTCATGGCTATACCATGTCCAATGACGCCTTAGGCTTTGCTCGACTACTTGGCGATTTGAAAACCGTCCATAAGCCAGAAATCATCTTTGAAGCAACAGGTGTCTATTCTCGTCGTCTCCAAGCTTTTCTGGATGAACATGGCTACGCTTATACACGGCTTAATCCCTTAGAAGCTAAGAAGCAACTGGATAGCTTGCGTGTGCGGAAAACAGATCAAATTGACGCCGAAAAACTGGCTCAATCTCAATTTGTGCTGAATCGTAAACCCACTTATGTCCAAGAAGAAGTCTATCAAGAACTGCGAGATTTAAGTCGCTTCTATCAGAACTTAACTGAGGACATCGTTCGAGCTAAAAACCGTCTGCACAAGGTCTTGCAAGTCACGTTTCCAGAGATAGAGACTGTCTTATCAAAGCCAACTGGGGAACAATACTGGAACTTAGTTACTGCGTTTCCTTACAAGGACTTCGTGCTTGATTTAAGCAAGGACGAACTCTTAGAGAGCATTCGTCAGTCCACCTCAAAACGGATTTCGGACAAGCGTGTGGCGTATTTAGCTGAGAAGCTGATAGCACTAGCTAATCAATCTTATTGTGCCGTCAAGAAAACCTCTCCAATGCTGGAAGAGGTTCGTTACTATGGAAAAGAATTGCTTCGGCTTTCTGAACAGAGACAAACTGTCCTAGACCAAATGGTGGAACTAGCTCAGCCATTACCTGAATATGACATTCTGCTCTCTATTCCTGGAATAGCTGAGACTACTGCAACAAGTATTATTGGTGAACTGGGAGATATTCGCCGTTTTCAGTCTGCCAATCAAATCAATGCCTTTATCGGTATTGATCTGAGACACTATGAATCTGGTAACTTCCTCGCTAAGGAACACATTACCAAGCGTGGCAATCCCTACGCTAGAAAGATTCTGTTCAAGTGTATCCACAATATCGCTTCAGCCAGTCATACCAATCCTTGCCATATCGCAGACTTTTATGAGAAACGAAAAAGACAATCGCAAACGACTTCAACGAAGCCGCACACGATTGCCTCCATACATCGTCTCATTCGGACAATGTATTACCTCATAACGCATAACAAACTTTACGATTATCGTTCTACCCAAAATCAGTAA